A window from Cyanobacteria bacterium FACHB-DQ100 encodes these proteins:
- a CDS encoding glycosyltransferase family 1 protein — protein sequence MSLFNTGLNGYSGSIGNSRKPFIKSASISESQHSPDSGLMERVLPDLVCLSHLRWDFVYQRPQHLLTRCATQRRTFFIEEPKYEANASWRLEISQRDCGIWVVVPHLPSGMSQEMTATMMQTLIDELFTDYGISKPILWYYTPIALSFTNHLDPLCIVYDCMDELSAFKGASNALKDWETELFKRADVVFTGGQSLYEAKQHQHPNVHAFPSSIDAAHFAQAKSITVDPQDQAGIAHPRLGFYGVIDERMNLELVDRIAQARADWQLVLIGPVAKIDPGSLPCRPNIHYLGSKSYQELPHYLAHWDVALLPFALNESTRFISPTKTPEYLAAGKPVVSTSIRDVVRPYGEAGLVHIADRAEEFIDQVELAMQQGQPEHVEDFLAKISWDQTWEAMMQQIDAVILNSRRTSNV from the coding sequence ATGTCCTTATTCAACACAGGATTGAACGGCTATAGCGGTTCGATCGGGAATAGCCGAAAGCCCTTTATCAAAAGTGCATCTATCTCAGAAAGCCAGCATTCCCCTGATTCTGGCTTGATGGAGCGCGTATTGCCCGATCTAGTCTGTTTGTCGCATTTGCGCTGGGACTTCGTATATCAGCGCCCGCAGCATCTACTCACCCGTTGTGCTACACAGCGCCGAACCTTCTTTATCGAAGAACCCAAGTATGAAGCGAATGCTTCTTGGCGGTTGGAAATCAGTCAACGTGACTGCGGCATTTGGGTCGTTGTTCCCCATCTGCCCAGTGGAATGAGCCAGGAAATGACCGCTACCATGATGCAAACGCTGATTGATGAGCTATTTACTGACTACGGCATTTCAAAACCTATTCTGTGGTACTACACTCCGATCGCACTATCATTCACAAATCACCTTGATCCCCTCTGTATCGTCTATGATTGCATGGACGAACTCTCTGCCTTTAAAGGAGCTTCAAACGCTCTAAAAGACTGGGAAACAGAACTATTCAAACGTGCAGATGTCGTGTTTACCGGAGGACAAAGCCTCTACGAAGCCAAACAACATCAGCATCCGAATGTTCATGCTTTTCCAAGTAGCATCGATGCTGCCCACTTTGCCCAAGCGAAAAGCATTACAGTTGATCCCCAAGATCAAGCTGGCATTGCTCATCCACGTTTGGGATTTTATGGTGTAATTGATGAAAGAATGAACTTAGAGTTAGTCGATAGGATTGCTCAAGCTAGAGCTGACTGGCAGCTAGTGTTAATTGGTCCGGTTGCGAAGATTGATCCCGGTTCTCTTCCCTGTCGCCCTAATATTCACTACTTAGGCAGTAAGTCTTATCAAGAATTACCCCATTACCTGGCGCATTGGGATGTTGCATTGTTGCCGTTTGCATTAAATGAATCCACACGGTTTATCAGTCCTACTAAAACCCCGGAATATCTTGCAGCCGGGAAGCCAGTGGTTTCAACCTCCATTCGGGATGTAGTCCGCCCTTATGGAGAAGCCGGACTGGTTCACATTGCCGATCGCGCTGAGGAATTTATCGATCAAGTCGAACTTGCTATGCAGCAGGGACAGCCTGAGCATGTCGAGGACTTTCTCGCCAAAATTTCCTGGGATCAAACCTGGGAGGCGATGATGCAGCAGATTGACGCAGTTATTTTGAATTCTCGGAGAACTTCTAATGTTTGA
- a CDS encoding glycoside hydrolase family 2, which produces MKLLGKSLDSIAQSASSPIALCRQLETGYPRPQLQRSQWINLNGSWKFSFNDQGDWKQPDDVPEWTHTIEVPFAPETEKSGIGDTGFHAYCWYEREFEVPSDHQRVLLHFGAVDYQASVWVNGRYVGGHEGGYTPFSFEITEFLQPGMMQRVTVLAQDDPFDLAKPRGKQDWQLEPHSIWYPRTTGIWQTVWVECVPQTYIEKIRWAPHFERWEIGFEASMVGANCDDLYIKVRLSVGDRLLVNDTYEVVNEDINRRIALSDPGIDDYRNALLWSPEKPTLIDAQIQLWHQGTLIDEVKSYTAMRTANIQRDRFMLNGHPYYLRLVLDQGYWAESLMTPPSDEALRQDIELTKRMGFNGVRKHQKIEDPRFLYWADVMGLLVWEEMPSAYRFTRKAVERITKEWTEVIDRDSSHPCIIAWVPFNESWGVPNLTETAAQRHYVQALYYLTKTLDPTRPVIGNDGWESATTDILAIHDYDSQPDRLGKRYGSEVKLSDLFETQRPGGRILTLDGYPHQGQPIMLTEFGGVAYTRPTDDQADKAWGYDRSSDICDLQQRYHKLLNVVNRVEMFSGFCYTQLTDTFQEANGLLYIDRTPKFDINAIEAATLGHETIAEIAECAITPQCSGSWQS; this is translated from the coding sequence ATGAAACTACTCGGTAAAAGCCTCGACAGTATTGCTCAGTCTGCCTCTAGCCCGATCGCACTTTGTCGTCAACTCGAAACAGGTTATCCGCGCCCGCAGCTTCAGCGATCGCAGTGGATCAACCTCAATGGGTCGTGGAAATTCTCCTTTAATGATCAAGGAGATTGGAAACAGCCCGATGATGTACCTGAATGGACACATACGATCGAAGTTCCTTTTGCTCCTGAAACAGAGAAAAGTGGCATCGGTGATACTGGCTTTCACGCTTATTGCTGGTATGAGAGAGAATTTGAAGTTCCGAGTGATCATCAACGGGTGCTGCTGCACTTTGGCGCAGTAGACTATCAAGCTTCGGTTTGGGTCAATGGTCGCTATGTTGGGGGTCATGAAGGCGGATATACCCCGTTCAGCTTTGAGATCACGGAATTTCTTCAACCGGGAATGATGCAGCGCGTGACGGTGTTGGCACAAGATGATCCGTTTGATTTGGCGAAGCCTAGAGGAAAACAGGATTGGCAGCTAGAGCCGCACAGCATTTGGTATCCCCGTACAACTGGAATCTGGCAAACCGTTTGGGTTGAGTGTGTCCCACAAACCTATATCGAGAAAATTCGTTGGGCACCGCATTTTGAGCGTTGGGAAATTGGATTTGAAGCCTCGATGGTGGGCGCAAACTGTGATGACTTGTACATCAAAGTGCGTTTGAGCGTGGGCGATCGATTGTTGGTGAATGACACTTACGAAGTCGTTAACGAAGATATCAACCGCCGGATTGCATTGTCCGATCCGGGAATTGACGACTATCGTAATGCTTTGTTGTGGAGTCCTGAGAAACCAACATTAATCGATGCTCAGATTCAGCTTTGGCATCAAGGCACGTTGATCGATGAGGTGAAGTCCTACACCGCAATGAGAACCGCGAACATTCAGCGCGATCGCTTTATGCTGAATGGTCATCCTTACTATCTGCGGTTGGTATTGGATCAGGGTTATTGGGCGGAAAGCCTGATGACTCCGCCATCGGATGAAGCGCTGCGTCAAGATATTGAACTGACGAAGCGGATGGGCTTTAACGGCGTTCGCAAGCACCAAAAGATTGAAGATCCGCGCTTCTTATATTGGGCGGATGTGATGGGATTATTGGTCTGGGAAGAAATGCCCAGTGCTTATCGGTTCACTCGTAAGGCGGTTGAACGAATTACGAAAGAGTGGACAGAGGTGATCGATCGCGATAGTAGCCACCCTTGTATTATTGCCTGGGTGCCGTTTAATGAATCTTGGGGGGTTCCGAACCTGACGGAAACCGCAGCGCAACGGCACTATGTTCAGGCGTTGTACTACCTGACAAAAACGCTTGATCCGACTCGTCCGGTGATCGGCAACGATGGTTGGGAGAGTGCGACGACAGATATTCTGGCGATTCATGATTATGACAGCCAGCCCGATCGACTGGGTAAGCGCTATGGCTCTGAAGTGAAATTGTCGGATTTGTTTGAGACACAGCGACCGGGCGGACGAATTCTGACGCTGGATGGCTATCCGCACCAAGGGCAGCCGATCATGCTGACGGAGTTTGGTGGAGTGGCTTACACTCGCCCGACCGATGATCAAGCGGATAAAGCTTGGGGCTACGATCGTTCTTCGGATATCTGTGATCTTCAGCAGCGCTATCACAAGCTTCTGAATGTGGTGAACCGCGTTGAGATGTTTAGTGGATTCTGTTATACGCAGTTAACAGATACTTTCCAAGAGGCAAATGGCTTGCTTTATATCGATCGCACACCAAAGTTTGATATCAATGCGATCGAGGCGGCGACTCTGGGACATGAGACGATCGCTGAGATTGCGGAATGTGCGATTACGCCTCAGTGCAGTGGATCTTGGCAGAGTTAG